From a single Epinephelus fuscoguttatus linkage group LG18, E.fuscoguttatus.final_Chr_v1 genomic region:
- the edf1 gene encoding endothelial differentiation-related factor 1 homolog codes for MAESDWDTVTVLRKKGPTAAQAKSKQAITAAMRRGEDVETSKKWSAGQNKQHVVTKNTSKLDRETEELHHDRVSLEVGKVIQQGRQEKGLTQKDLATKINEKPQVIADYECGRAIPNNQVMGKIERAIGLKLRGKDIGQPLEPKTKKK; via the exons ATGGCAGAGAGTGACTGGGACACCGTGACTGTGTTGAGGAAGAAGGGGCCGACCGCCGCTCAGGCCAAATCCAAGCAG gCTATCACAGCTGCTATGAGACGTGGGGAGGATGTTGAGACATCAAAGAAAT GGTCTgcaggacaaaacaaacagcatgtTGTGACTAAGAACACATCCAAGCTGGACCGGGAGACAGAGGAGCTACACCATGACAGGGTTTCTCTGGAGGTGGGCAAGGTTATTCAGCAAGGCAGACAGGAGAAAGGTCTCACCCAGAAAGACCTGGCCACT AAAATTAATGAGAAGCCTCAAGTCATTGCAGACTACGAGTGCGGGAGAGCAATTCCCAACAACCAGGTCATGGGCAAGATTGAGAGAGCAATTG GGCTGAAACTGCGTGGGAAGGATATTGGCCAGCCCCTGGAGCCAAAGACCAAGAAGAAATGA